In a single window of the Candidatus Zixiibacteriota bacterium genome:
- a CDS encoding FprA family A-type flavoprotein, which yields MGAIKIAENVHWVGVRDPQLRKFDIIMNTRYGTTYNAYLVRGEKTALIDASKADFTGQFLDNVREIIPLSQIDYLVVNHTEPDHSGAITALLEENPRIDLLCSGAAIPFVKNVINLERPIRGVKDNEILDLGGKKLRFLLTPYMHWPDTMMEFLEEDGILFSCDGFAAHLSDDSLFTEAIEKDVDFEFHYYWDAIMRPFSNYIRKNLLKLDGLDIKIIAPSHGPVFRENPRQYIERYKDWTADKSAGRNLVTVFYASSYGNTKLLGESIGAGLMKEGFELSYCDAENCEPESVRAAIEASRGVLLGTPTMNGDAVKPIWDIINLFSTVSSVGKKAAVFGSFGWGGEGIKLVADRLSGLKLKVFEENFRARLVPSETELNEIAAYCSRLAAFLNS from the coding sequence ATGGGCGCCATCAAAATAGCTGAAAATGTTCACTGGGTCGGAGTGCGTGACCCGCAGTTACGGAAATTTGATATCATAATGAACACCCGCTACGGGACTACCTATAACGCTTACCTGGTGCGAGGGGAAAAGACCGCGCTAATTGATGCTTCCAAGGCAGATTTCACCGGTCAGTTTCTGGATAACGTCAGAGAAATAATACCGCTGTCACAGATTGACTATCTGGTGGTCAATCATACCGAACCGGACCACAGTGGCGCCATTACGGCGCTACTTGAGGAGAATCCGCGAATAGACCTGCTCTGCTCGGGAGCGGCGATTCCTTTTGTCAAAAATGTTATAAACCTGGAGCGGCCTATCCGGGGAGTCAAAGACAATGAAATCCTCGACCTGGGAGGCAAAAAACTCCGGTTCCTGCTGACCCCCTATATGCATTGGCCCGATACGATGATGGAATTTCTTGAAGAAGATGGAATTCTGTTTTCCTGCGACGGTTTCGCGGCGCACCTTTCCGATGATTCTCTCTTTACCGAGGCCATTGAAAAGGATGTTGACTTTGAGTTTCACTATTATTGGGACGCCATTATGCGCCCATTCAGCAATTATATCCGGAAAAATCTGTTAAAACTGGACGGTCTGGATATAAAAATAATTGCGCCGTCGCACGGCCCGGTCTTTCGGGAGAACCCGCGGCAGTACATTGAGCGGTATAAAGATTGGACCGCAGATAAATCGGCCGGCAGAAATCTTGTTACTGTTTTCTATGCCTCCAGTTACGGCAATACCAAACTTCTGGGGGAGAGCATTGGCGCTGGCCTGATGAAGGAGGGATTTGAATTGTCGTACTGCGACGCCGAAAATTGCGAGCCGGAAAGTGTCCGGGCGGCGATTGAAGCCAGTCGGGGGGTACTGCTGGGAACCCCGACCATGAACGGCGATGCGGTCAAACCGATATGGGATATAATCAATCTCTTCTCTACCGTCAGCAGTGTCGGCAAGAAAGCCGCGGTCTTTGGTTCGTTCGGCTGGGGCGGGGAAGGGATAAAGCTGGTGGCGGACCGTCTCTCAGGATTAAAACTGAAGGTTTTCGAGGAGAACTTTCGGGCGCGCCTGGTGCCATCGGAGACAGAGCTGAACGAAATCGCGGCGTACTGTTCTCGTCTGGCGGCATTCCTGAATTCCTGA